A single window of Dermochelys coriacea isolate rDerCor1 chromosome 2, rDerCor1.pri.v4, whole genome shotgun sequence DNA harbors:
- the OSBPL1A gene encoding oxysterol-binding protein-related protein 1 isoform X7: MFPVVTLAPDSESEKSLSGFETVTTYSLEDSVESNNTITSSMSEEKVCGGGGKVCGGGGESLSNGIKKHRTSLPSPMFSRNDFSIWSILRKCIGMELSKITMPVIFNEPLSFLQRLTEYMEHTYLIHQASSLSGTVERMQCVAAFAVSAVASQWERTGKPFNPLLGETYELVRDDLGFRLLSEQVSHHPPISAFYAEGLNNDFVFHGSIYPKLKFWGKSVEAEPKGTITLELLEHDEAYTWTNPTCCVHNIIVGKLWIEQYGNVEITNHKTGEKCVLNFKPCGLFGKELHKVEGYIQDKSKKKVCALYGKWTECLYSVDPATFDAYKKNDKKNTEEKKNSKQVGNSEEPDEMPLPDSESVHVIPGSILLWRIAPRPPNSVQMYNFTSFAMALNELDKEMESVVPKTDCRLRPDIRAMENGEIDLASEEKKRLEEKQRAVRKNRSKSEEDWKTRWFHQGPNPYTGAQDWLYSGNYWDRNYFNLPDIY; this comes from the exons ATTCAGAATCTGAAAAATCATTAAGTGGATTTGAAACCGTAACAACGTACTCATTAGAGGACAGTGTGGAGTCCAACAATACAATAACCTCCAGCATGTCCGAAGAAAAGGTCTGTGGTGGAGGTGGAAAGgtctgtggtggtggtggagagtCTCTGTCTAATGGCATCAAAAAACACAG aACAAGCTTGCCATCTCCAATGTTTTCCAGGAATGATTTTAGTATTTGGAGTATCTTAAGAAAATGTATTGGAATG GAGCTGTCCAAGATCACTATGCCGGTTATTTTCAATGAGCCGCTGAGCTTCTTACAGCGACTTACAGAATATATGGAACATACGTACCTCATCCACCAGGCCAGTTCGCTTTCTGGCACAGTTGAAAGGATGCAG TGTGTAGCTGCATTTGCTGTGTCCGCTGTTGCCTCACAGTGGGAACGTACAGGAAAACCGTTCAACCCACTTCTTGGAGAGACGTACGAATTAGTCAG agatgATCTTGGGTTTAGACTCCTTTCAGAACAAGTTAGTCATcacccaccaatcagtgctttcTATGCTGAAGGCTTGAATAACGATTTTGTGTTTCATGGCTCAATCTATCCTAAACTCAAGTTCTGGGGCAAGAGTGTGGAAGCAGAACCTAAAGGGACTATAACTCTGGAACTTCTTGA acacgATGAAGCCTACACCTGGACAAATCCTACTTGCTGTGTGCATAATATTATTGTGGGTAAACTTTGGATTGAGCAGTATGGAAATGTAGAAATAACTAATCACAA AACTGGTGAGAAGTGTGTATTAAACTTCAAACCATGTGGGCTTTTTGGGAAGGAGTTGCACAAAGTTGAAGGCTATATTCAAGACAAAAG CAAAAAGAAAGTTTGTGCACTCTATGGGAAATGGACTGAGTGCTTGTACAGTGTTGACCCAGCTACATTCGACGCTTACAAAAAAAATGACAAGAAaaatacagaagagaagaaaaacagtAAACAG GTGGGCAATTCTGAAGAACCAGATGAGATGCCTTTGCCAGATTCTGAAAGTGTGCATGTTATTCCTGGAAGTATTTTACTCTGGAGGATAGCTCCAAGACCTCCAAATTCAGTACAG aTGTACAATTTCACTAGCTTTGCTATGGCTCTGAATGAATTGGATAAAGAAATGGAGAGTGTTGTTCCTAAAACTGACTGCCGGTTACGGCCAGATATCCGAGCAATGGAAAATGGTGAAAtag ATCTAGCGAGTGAAGAGAAAAAAAGGctagaagagaaacaaagggctgTCCGCAAAAACCGGTCCAAGTCAGAGGAAGACTGGAAAACAAG
- the OSBPL1A gene encoding oxysterol-binding protein-related protein 1 isoform X6, whose amino-acid sequence MLSEEQFYDAVSDSESEKSLSGFETVTTYSLEDSVESNNTITSSMSEEKVCGGGGKVCGGGGESLSNGIKKHRTSLPSPMFSRNDFSIWSILRKCIGMELSKITMPVIFNEPLSFLQRLTEYMEHTYLIHQASSLSGTVERMQCVAAFAVSAVASQWERTGKPFNPLLGETYELVRDDLGFRLLSEQVSHHPPISAFYAEGLNNDFVFHGSIYPKLKFWGKSVEAEPKGTITLELLEHDEAYTWTNPTCCVHNIIVGKLWIEQYGNVEITNHKTGEKCVLNFKPCGLFGKELHKVEGYIQDKSKKKVCALYGKWTECLYSVDPATFDAYKKNDKKNTEEKKNSKQVGNSEEPDEMPLPDSESVHVIPGSILLWRIAPRPPNSVQMYNFTSFAMALNELDKEMESVVPKTDCRLRPDIRAMENGEIDLASEEKKRLEEKQRAVRKNRSKSEEDWKTRWFHQGPNPYTGAQDWLYSGNYWDRNYFNLPDIY is encoded by the exons ATTCAGAATCTGAAAAATCATTAAGTGGATTTGAAACCGTAACAACGTACTCATTAGAGGACAGTGTGGAGTCCAACAATACAATAACCTCCAGCATGTCCGAAGAAAAGGTCTGTGGTGGAGGTGGAAAGgtctgtggtggtggtggagagtCTCTGTCTAATGGCATCAAAAAACACAG aACAAGCTTGCCATCTCCAATGTTTTCCAGGAATGATTTTAGTATTTGGAGTATCTTAAGAAAATGTATTGGAATG GAGCTGTCCAAGATCACTATGCCGGTTATTTTCAATGAGCCGCTGAGCTTCTTACAGCGACTTACAGAATATATGGAACATACGTACCTCATCCACCAGGCCAGTTCGCTTTCTGGCACAGTTGAAAGGATGCAG TGTGTAGCTGCATTTGCTGTGTCCGCTGTTGCCTCACAGTGGGAACGTACAGGAAAACCGTTCAACCCACTTCTTGGAGAGACGTACGAATTAGTCAG agatgATCTTGGGTTTAGACTCCTTTCAGAACAAGTTAGTCATcacccaccaatcagtgctttcTATGCTGAAGGCTTGAATAACGATTTTGTGTTTCATGGCTCAATCTATCCTAAACTCAAGTTCTGGGGCAAGAGTGTGGAAGCAGAACCTAAAGGGACTATAACTCTGGAACTTCTTGA acacgATGAAGCCTACACCTGGACAAATCCTACTTGCTGTGTGCATAATATTATTGTGGGTAAACTTTGGATTGAGCAGTATGGAAATGTAGAAATAACTAATCACAA AACTGGTGAGAAGTGTGTATTAAACTTCAAACCATGTGGGCTTTTTGGGAAGGAGTTGCACAAAGTTGAAGGCTATATTCAAGACAAAAG CAAAAAGAAAGTTTGTGCACTCTATGGGAAATGGACTGAGTGCTTGTACAGTGTTGACCCAGCTACATTCGACGCTTACAAAAAAAATGACAAGAAaaatacagaagagaagaaaaacagtAAACAG GTGGGCAATTCTGAAGAACCAGATGAGATGCCTTTGCCAGATTCTGAAAGTGTGCATGTTATTCCTGGAAGTATTTTACTCTGGAGGATAGCTCCAAGACCTCCAAATTCAGTACAG aTGTACAATTTCACTAGCTTTGCTATGGCTCTGAATGAATTGGATAAAGAAATGGAGAGTGTTGTTCCTAAAACTGACTGCCGGTTACGGCCAGATATCCGAGCAATGGAAAATGGTGAAAtag ATCTAGCGAGTGAAGAGAAAAAAAGGctagaagagaaacaaagggctgTCCGCAAAAACCGGTCCAAGTCAGAGGAAGACTGGAAAACAAG